A window of the Palaeococcus ferrophilus DSM 13482 genome harbors these coding sequences:
- the panB gene encoding 3-methyl-2-oxobutanoate hydroxymethyltransferase: MREITPKKIIERKGKEKITMVTAYDYPSAMLADKAGMDIVFVGDSLGMVVYGEQNTLNVSMEQMVFHTRAVAKAVKRALVLADMPFGSYEVSVEEGVRNAIRLIQAGADAVKIEGGHDHRELVRKLVRMGIPVMGHTGLTPQRYLRLGGYRLMGENEEEIEEILRDARALEKAGAFAVVLEFTLADVAKLVTEEISIPTIGIGSGPWVDGQVLVWHDLLGIYENVPPFVKKYADIGGMIRLALENYREDVKEGKFPGKGHYWEFLDKDDFRKKAQRALEMLEKD; the protein is encoded by the coding sequence ATGAGGGAGATAACACCCAAGAAGATTATCGAGAGGAAGGGGAAGGAAAAGATAACCATGGTGACCGCTTACGATTACCCATCGGCTATGTTAGCTGACAAAGCCGGGATGGACATAGTGTTCGTTGGAGACTCGCTCGGGATGGTTGTATACGGCGAGCAAAACACGCTAAACGTCTCCATGGAGCAGATGGTCTTCCACACAAGGGCCGTGGCGAAGGCCGTGAAGAGGGCGCTCGTTTTAGCGGACATGCCCTTTGGGAGCTACGAGGTGAGCGTTGAGGAGGGCGTTAGGAACGCGATAAGACTGATCCAGGCTGGAGCTGATGCGGTAAAGATAGAGGGCGGCCATGACCACAGGGAGCTCGTGAGGAAGCTCGTCCGCATGGGGATTCCCGTTATGGGGCACACGGGCTTAACACCCCAGCGCTACCTCCGCCTAGGCGGCTACAGACTTATGGGCGAGAACGAGGAGGAGATAGAGGAAATCCTCCGCGATGCTAGGGCCCTTGAGAAGGCCGGGGCTTTTGCCGTCGTCCTTGAGTTCACGCTGGCTGACGTGGCGAAGCTCGTTACGGAGGAAATCTCCATCCCCACGATAGGCATAGGCTCCGGCCCATGGGTTGATGGGCAGGTTCTGGTGTGGCACGACCTCCTCGGCATATACGAAAACGTTCCGCCCTTCGTGAAAAAGTACGCGGACATAGGGGGAATGATAAGGCTCGCCCTCGAGAACTACCGCGAGGATGTCAAGGAGGGGAAGTTCCCGGGGAAGGGGCACTACTGGGAGTTCCTCGACAAGGACGACTTTAGAAAAAAGGCTCAGAGGGCCCTTGAGATGCTGGAAAAAGATTAA
- a CDS encoding archease: MREWEHYEHTADIGIRGYGETLEEAFEAVALALFDIMVDVRKVEPRECREVEVEGEDLMALLYSFLEELLVLHDMEGLVFGDVRVNIEKTEEGYGLRARACGEVLDYEKHGPKEEVKAITYHEMRIEKIPDGRWMAQLVPDI, from the coding sequence GTGAGAGAATGGGAGCACTACGAGCACACCGCGGACATAGGCATTCGCGGCTACGGCGAGACCCTGGAGGAGGCCTTTGAGGCAGTTGCGCTGGCGCTCTTCGACATCATGGTGGACGTGAGGAAGGTCGAGCCTAGGGAGTGCAGGGAAGTTGAGGTCGAGGGCGAAGACCTGATGGCACTTCTCTACAGCTTCCTAGAGGAGTTACTGGTTCTCCACGACATGGAGGGGCTCGTCTTCGGCGACGTGAGAGTGAACATCGAAAAAACCGAAGAGGGCTACGGGCTCAGGGCCAGGGCCTGCGGTGAGGTTCTCGACTACGAGAAGCACGGGCCGAAGGAGGAAGTTAAAGCCATAACCTACCACGAGATGAGGATAGAGAAAATCCCCGACGGCAGGTGGATGGCCCAGCTGGTCCCAGACATATGA
- the tuf gene encoding translation elongation factor EF-1 subunit alpha, with protein sequence MAKEKPHINIVFIGHVDHGKSTTVGRLMFETGHIPEQVIKKFEQMGEKGKSFKFAWVMDRLKEERERGITIDVAHMKFETPNKYFTIIDAPGHRDFVKNMITGASQADAAVLVVAVTDGVMPQTKEHAFLARTLGIGQMIVAVNKMDMVNYDEKKFKAVADQVKKLLMMLGYKDVPIIPISAWEGDNVAKKSDKMPWYNGPTLVEALDKLQEPPKPVDKPLRIPIQDVYSIKGVGTVPVGRVETGRLKVGDVVIFEPASTIFHKPIQGEVKSIEMHHESMPEALPGDNIGFNVRGVGKNDIKRGDVAGHTDTPPTVIRTKDTFKAQIIVLNHPTAITIGYTPVLHAHTAQVAVRFEELLAKLDPRTGNVVEQNPQFIKTGDSAIVILRPTKPLVLEPVKEIPQMGRFAIRDMGQTVAAGMVISIQKAE encoded by the coding sequence ATGGCAAAGGAGAAGCCACACATTAACATTGTGTTTATCGGACACGTCGACCACGGAAAGAGCACCACCGTCGGAAGGCTCATGTTCGAGACCGGCCACATTCCGGAGCAGGTCATCAAGAAGTTCGAGCAGATGGGTGAGAAGGGTAAGTCCTTCAAGTTCGCCTGGGTCATGGACAGGCTCAAGGAAGAGAGGGAGAGGGGTATCACCATTGACGTTGCCCACATGAAGTTTGAGACCCCCAACAAGTACTTCACCATCATTGACGCTCCCGGTCACAGGGACTTCGTCAAGAACATGATCACCGGTGCCAGCCAGGCCGACGCGGCCGTCCTCGTCGTTGCCGTCACCGACGGTGTCATGCCCCAGACCAAGGAGCACGCTTTCCTTGCGAGGACCCTCGGTATCGGCCAGATGATCGTGGCCGTCAACAAGATGGATATGGTCAACTACGACGAGAAGAAGTTCAAGGCCGTTGCCGACCAGGTCAAGAAGCTCCTCATGATGCTCGGCTACAAGGACGTGCCGATCATACCCATCAGCGCGTGGGAGGGAGACAACGTCGCCAAGAAGAGCGACAAGATGCCCTGGTACAACGGCCCGACCCTCGTCGAGGCCCTTGACAAGCTCCAGGAGCCGCCCAAGCCCGTTGACAAGCCGCTCCGCATCCCGATCCAGGACGTTTACTCAATCAAGGGTGTCGGTACCGTCCCAGTTGGCCGTGTCGAGACCGGAAGGCTTAAGGTCGGTGACGTCGTCATCTTCGAGCCGGCCTCAACGATCTTCCACAAGCCCATCCAGGGTGAGGTTAAGAGCATCGAGATGCACCACGAGTCAATGCCCGAGGCCCTTCCGGGTGACAACATCGGTTTCAACGTCCGTGGTGTCGGTAAGAACGACATAAAGCGCGGTGACGTTGCCGGACACACCGACACTCCGCCGACCGTCATCAGGACCAAGGACACCTTCAAGGCCCAGATCATCGTCCTCAACCACCCGACCGCCATCACCATCGGCTACACCCCGGTCCTCCACGCCCACACCGCTCAGGTTGCCGTCAGGTTCGAGGAGCTCCTCGCCAAGCTCGACCCGAGGACCGGTAACGTCGTTGAGCAGAACCCGCAGTTCATCAAGACCGGTGACTCAGCCATCGTCATCCTCAGGCCGACCAAGCCGCTCGTCCTCGAGCCGGTCAAGGAGATACCGCAGATGGGCAGGTTCGCCATCCGTGACATGGGCCAGACCGTCGCTGCCGGTATGGTCATCTCAATCCAGAAGGCCGAGTGA
- a CDS encoding DMT family transporter: MTSKGETFGTVFAFAGLFIYGIEPVVIKTNPSNPLSFAAFSALVASLLLWPPLLKRRSRSQWTPRDVGKAFLVGLSGTALAYLAYSYGARMSTAINAALLTRAEVVYSFVLSYLFLRERITTRSVGYALLTLLGLLLVLTGGRMITPEKGDVLLLLVPLFWQIGHVIAKTLPYDAVTIAALRNTFGALLLLLLALWNGLDFHPLAVVEGAIIALGQVLWYASIKRINLSKATVIITPAPAVAIALSLALGETLMLTHVVGFLMITVGTLGMAKTKSEKRA; encoded by the coding sequence ATGACGTCAAAAGGGGAGACCTTCGGCACAGTTTTTGCGTTCGCGGGACTCTTCATTTACGGCATCGAACCTGTGGTGATAAAGACAAACCCATCAAATCCGCTGAGCTTTGCGGCCTTCTCGGCCCTCGTTGCTTCCCTGCTCCTCTGGCCCCCGCTCCTAAAACGCCGCTCCCGATCCCAGTGGACACCGAGGGATGTGGGGAAAGCCTTTTTGGTGGGTCTCTCCGGAACGGCCCTGGCTTACCTCGCGTACTCCTACGGGGCGAGGATGAGCACCGCGATAAACGCCGCCCTCCTGACGCGTGCGGAGGTGGTTTACTCGTTCGTCCTCTCCTATCTCTTTCTGCGCGAGCGCATAACCACGAGGTCGGTAGGCTACGCCCTTCTGACCCTCCTGGGCCTTCTACTCGTCCTTACAGGCGGTAGAATGATAACGCCCGAGAAGGGGGATGTGCTCCTTCTCCTTGTTCCCCTCTTCTGGCAGATTGGCCACGTTATAGCGAAGACACTCCCCTACGACGCGGTTACCATCGCGGCGCTCAGAAACACCTTTGGAGCACTTCTCCTGCTCCTCCTCGCCCTCTGGAACGGGCTCGATTTCCATCCCCTGGCCGTCGTGGAGGGGGCCATCATTGCCCTGGGGCAGGTTCTCTGGTACGCCTCGATAAAGCGCATAAACCTCTCGAAGGCCACCGTCATAATAACGCCCGCACCGGCAGTTGCTATAGCCCTATCGCTTGCTCTGGGTGAGACTTTAATGCTCACACACGTCGTGGGCTTTCTAATGATAACGGTGGGGACTCTGGGGATGGCAAAAACCAAGAGTGAGAAGAGAGCTTAA
- a CDS encoding RAD55 family ATPase, with amino-acid sequence MMWMKILSVGDKTLDEALGGGFLEDTVMLLIYDSYSLGWLLSFHIMKERIKDGDFGLFMNYNLPVSRLGLRMRLLGIDMEAEGKKGNLAIVDFFGSRYGIRYDLDYVYQVENFDAQTYIPKFLQVYSRIIKEKIGDKRAVGVNFTTDGMAFEIGEDTIIRILRSNLAHKEQAYLTSAPERKRPVNILNVNKDRVSQRFIAWLTELSEYVIEFSSKPEGKPFGEEAMNVIKSPLEAFEPATYAFSIKHGRIVIHKE; translated from the coding sequence GTGATGTGGATGAAGATTCTGAGTGTGGGGGATAAAACGCTCGACGAGGCTCTCGGTGGAGGATTCCTTGAGGATACTGTCATGCTCCTCATATACGACTCTTATTCCTTAGGCTGGCTTTTGAGCTTCCACATAATGAAAGAGAGAATCAAAGACGGTGACTTCGGCCTCTTCATGAACTACAACCTTCCCGTGAGCAGGCTGGGGCTGCGCATGAGGCTCCTTGGTATTGACATGGAGGCGGAAGGCAAAAAAGGAAACCTGGCTATAGTGGACTTCTTCGGCTCCAGATACGGCATACGCTACGACCTCGACTACGTGTACCAGGTGGAGAACTTCGATGCCCAGACGTACATCCCCAAGTTCCTTCAGGTTTACTCCCGCATCATAAAGGAGAAGATTGGGGACAAGCGGGCAGTGGGGGTTAACTTCACAACGGACGGCATGGCCTTCGAGATTGGGGAGGACACCATAATACGCATACTGCGCAGCAACCTCGCCCACAAGGAGCAGGCCTACCTCACGAGCGCACCCGAGAGGAAGAGGCCCGTAAACATCCTGAACGTTAACAAGGATCGCGTGTCCCAGAGGTTCATAGCGTGGCTCACGGAACTTAGCGAGTACGTAATTGAGTTCTCCTCCAAGCCCGAGGGGAAGCCCTTCGGGGAGGAGGCAATGAACGTGATAAAGTCGCCGCTGGAGGCGTTTGAGCCCGCAACTTACGCATTCTCCATTAAGCACGGCAGAATAGTAATTCACAAAGAGTAG
- the rpsJ gene encoding 30S ribosomal protein S10, with protein sequence MQKARIKLASTNVRSLDEVANQVKQIAERTGVRMSGPIPLPTRRIRITTRKSPDGEGTATFDKFELRVHKRLIDIEADERAMRQIMRIRVPEDVTIEIELIS encoded by the coding sequence ATGCAAAAGGCAAGGATTAAACTCGCGAGCACCAATGTTCGCTCACTTGATGAGGTCGCCAACCAGGTCAAGCAGATTGCAGAGAGGACTGGAGTCAGGATGAGCGGTCCCATACCCCTCCCGACGAGGAGGATAAGGATAACCACCAGGAAGAGCCCCGATGGAGAGGGCACCGCTACCTTCGACAAGTTCGAGCTCCGTGTCCACAAGAGGCTCATCGACATAGAGGCCGACGAGAGGGCCATGCGCCAGATCATGCGCATCCGCGTTCCCGAGGATGTCACCATCGAGATTGAGCTCATCTCATGA